In Vibrio diazotrophicus, the following proteins share a genomic window:
- the rplC gene encoding 50S ribosomal protein L3: MIGLVGRKVGMTRVFTEEGVSIPVTVVEVEANRVAQVKTLENDGYTAIQVTAGAKKASRVSKPEAGHFAKAGVEAGRGLWEFRLESGEEFEVGAELTVELFNEIKKVDVTGTSKGKGFQGVVKRWNFRTQDMTHGNSLSHRAPGSIGQCQTPGRVFKGKKMSGHMGAERVTTQNLEIVRVDAERNLLLIKGAVPGSIGGNVIVKPAVKA; the protein is encoded by the coding sequence ATGATTGGTCTAGTCGGACGTAAAGTGGGTATGACCCGCGTATTTACTGAAGAAGGCGTTTCTATCCCAGTAACTGTTGTGGAAGTTGAAGCGAACCGCGTTGCTCAAGTTAAAACTCTTGAGAACGATGGTTACACAGCTATCCAGGTAACTGCTGGTGCTAAGAAAGCTAGCCGTGTTTCAAAGCCAGAAGCTGGTCACTTTGCGAAAGCAGGTGTTGAAGCTGGTCGTGGTCTTTGGGAATTCCGCTTAGAAAGCGGTGAAGAGTTTGAAGTTGGTGCTGAACTAACTGTTGAACTTTTCAACGAAATCAAAAAAGTAGACGTTACTGGTACATCTAAAGGTAAGGGCTTCCAAGGCGTTGTTAAACGTTGGAACTTCCGTACTCAAGATATGACTCACGGTAACTCTTTGTCTCACCGTGCTCCTGGTTCTATCGGTCAATGTCAGACTCCAGGTCGCGTGTTTAAAGGCAAAAAAATGTCTGGTCACATGGGTGCTGAGCGTGTAACGACTCAAAACCTTGAGATCGTACGTGTTGACGCTGAGCGCAATCTGCTTCTTATTAAAGGTGCAGTCCCTGGCTCAATTGGCGGTAACGTTATCGTCAAACCAGCAGTTAAAGCATAA
- the rplD gene encoding 50S ribosomal protein L4 encodes MELMVKGANALTVSETTFGREFNEALVHQVVVAYAAGARQGTRAQKTRSEVSGGGAKPWRQKGTGRARAGTIRSPIWRTGGVTFAAKPQDHSQKVNKKMYRGAMKSIFSELVRQERLIVVESFSVDAPKTKELTAKLKELELNDVLIVTGEVDENLFLAARNLYKVDVRDVTGIDPVSLIAFDKVLMTADAVKQVEEMLA; translated from the coding sequence ATGGAATTGATGGTTAAAGGTGCTAACGCACTAACTGTTTCCGAAACTACTTTCGGACGTGAGTTCAACGAAGCTCTTGTACACCAAGTAGTTGTTGCGTACGCAGCAGGTGCTCGTCAAGGTACTCGTGCTCAAAAAACACGTTCAGAAGTTTCTGGCGGTGGCGCTAAGCCATGGCGTCAAAAAGGTACTGGCCGTGCGCGTGCTGGTACTATCCGTAGCCCAATCTGGCGTACAGGTGGTGTTACTTTTGCTGCGAAACCACAAGATCACAGCCAAAAAGTAAACAAAAAAATGTACCGTGGTGCTATGAAGAGCATCTTCTCTGAGCTAGTTCGTCAAGAGCGTTTAATCGTTGTTGAAAGCTTCTCAGTTGATGCACCAAAAACTAAAGAGCTAACAGCTAAGCTGAAAGAACTTGAACTTAACGATGTTCTAATCGTTACTGGTGAAGTAGACGAGAATCTATTCTTAGCTGCGCGTAACCTGTACAAAGTTGACGTGCGTGACGTTACTGGTATCGACCCAGTTAGCCTAATCGCATTTGACAAGGTTCTTATGACTGCTGATGCAGTTAAGCAAGTTGAGGAGATGCTGGCATGA
- the rplW gene encoding 50S ribosomal protein L23 — MIREERLLKVLRAPHISEKATMAAEKANTIVFKVSMDATKKEIKAAVEKLFEVEVKSVNTLITKGKTKRQGLRQGRRSDVKKAYVTLNEGQDLDFVGGAE, encoded by the coding sequence ATGATCCGTGAAGAGCGTCTACTAAAAGTTCTACGTGCACCGCACATCTCTGAAAAAGCAACTATGGCTGCTGAGAAAGCGAACACTATCGTTTTCAAAGTATCAATGGATGCTACTAAAAAAGAGATCAAAGCAGCTGTAGAAAAGCTATTTGAAGTTGAAGTTAAGTCTGTAAACACTCTTATCACTAAGGGTAAGACCAAGCGTCAAGGGCTACGCCAAGGCCGTCGTTCAGACGTGAAAAAAGCGTACGTTACTTTGAACGAAGGTCAAGATCTTGACTTTGTTGGCGGCGCGGAATAA
- the rplB gene encoding 50S ribosomal protein L2 has product MAIVKCKPTSAGRRHVVKVVNADLHKGKPYAPLLEKNSKNGGRNNNGRITVRHIGGGHKQHYRLIDFKRTKDGIPAKVERLEYDPNRSANIALVLYADGERRYILAPKGVQAGDAIQSGVDAPIKAGNAMPMRNIPVGSTVHNVELKPGKGGQLARSAGAYAQIVARDGAYVTIRLRSGEMRKVLSEGRATIGEVGNAEHMLRELGKAGASRWRGVRPTVRGVVMNPVDHPHGGGEGRTSGGRHPVSPWGMPTKGYKTRSNKRTDKYIVRRRNK; this is encoded by the coding sequence ATGGCTATTGTTAAATGTAAGCCGACTTCGGCTGGTCGCCGTCACGTTGTTAAGGTTGTTAATGCTGACCTACATAAAGGTAAGCCTTACGCGCCACTTCTAGAGAAAAACTCTAAGAACGGCGGTCGTAACAACAACGGTCGTATCACAGTACGTCACATCGGTGGTGGTCACAAACAACACTACCGTCTGATTGACTTTAAACGTACTAAAGATGGTATCCCAGCGAAAGTTGAGCGTCTTGAATACGATCCAAACCGTAGCGCAAACATCGCTCTAGTTCTGTACGCAGACGGTGAGCGTCGTTACATCCTAGCACCTAAAGGTGTTCAAGCTGGTGATGCTATCCAGTCTGGCGTTGATGCGCCAATCAAAGCTGGTAACGCAATGCCAATGCGTAACATCCCAGTAGGTTCAACTGTACACAACGTTGAACTTAAGCCTGGTAAAGGTGGTCAGCTAGCTCGTTCGGCTGGTGCATATGCTCAAATCGTTGCTCGCGACGGTGCATACGTAACTATCCGTCTACGTTCTGGCGAGATGCGCAAAGTATTGTCTGAAGGCCGTGCAACAATCGGTGAAGTAGGCAACGCAGAGCACATGCTACGTGAATTAGGTAAAGCTGGTGCAAGCCGTTGGCGTGGTGTTCGTCCTACCGTTCGCGGTGTGGTAATGAACCCGGTTGACCACCCACATGGTGGTGGTGAAGGCCGTACGTCTGGTGGTCGTCACCCAGTTTCTCCTTGGGGTATGCCAACTAAAGGCTACAAGACTCGTAGCAACAAACGCACTGACAAGTACATCGTACGTCGTCGCAATAAGTAA
- the rpsS gene encoding 30S ribosomal protein S19 encodes MPRSLKKGPFIDLHLLKKVEKAVESGDKKPIKTWSRRSMIIPTMIGLTIAVHNGRQHVPVFVTDEMIGHKLGEFAPTRTYRGHVVDKKAKKR; translated from the coding sequence ATGCCACGTTCTCTCAAGAAAGGTCCATTTATTGACCTACACTTGCTGAAGAAGGTAGAGAAAGCGGTGGAAAGCGGAGACAAAAAGCCTATTAAGACTTGGTCCCGTCGTTCAATGATCATTCCTACAATGATCGGTTTGACCATCGCTGTCCATAATGGTCGTCAACACGTTCCAGTTTTCGTAACTGACGAGATGATCGGTCACAAACTTGGTGAATTTGCACCAACTCGCACTTACCGCGGCCATGTCGTGGATAAGAAAGCTAAGAAGCGTTAA
- the rplV gene encoding 50S ribosomal protein L22 — protein MEALAKHNFARISPQKARLVADQIRGKKVDQALELLTFSNKKAAELVKKVLESAIANAEHNEGADIDDLRVAKIFVDEGPVMKRIMPRAKGRADRILKRSSHITVVVADR, from the coding sequence ATGGAAGCATTAGCTAAACATAACTTTGCTCGCATTTCGCCTCAGAAAGCTCGCTTAGTTGCAGATCAAATTCGCGGTAAGAAAGTTGACCAAGCTCTAGAACTTCTAACATTCAGCAACAAGAAAGCTGCTGAGCTAGTTAAGAAAGTTCTTGAGTCAGCAATCGCTAACGCGGAACATAACGAAGGTGCTGACATTGACGATCTACGTGTCGCTAAAATCTTCGTAGATGAGGGCCCTGTCATGAAGCGTATTATGCCTCGTGCTAAAGGCCGTGCGGATCGTATCTTGAAGCGTTCAAGCCACATTACTGTGGTTGTCGCAGATCGCTAA